The following coding sequences are from one Streptomyces sp. NBC_01294 window:
- a CDS encoding response regulator, which produces MLLADDQALLRSAFKVLVDSEPDMEVVGEASDGAQAFELARRTRADVVLMDIRMPGTDGLAATRMISADPELAAVRVVMLTTFEVDEYVVSALRAGASGFLGKGAEPDELLNAIRVAAAGEALLSPAATKGLIATFLAQGGGADPAAAGASAGLHAQRLAALTVREREVLVHVAAGLSNDGIAGRLEVSPLTVKTHVNRAMAKLGARDRAQLVVIAYESGLVRPRAE; this is translated from the coding sequence CCTTCAAGGTGCTCGTCGACTCCGAGCCCGACATGGAGGTCGTAGGGGAGGCCTCGGACGGGGCGCAGGCCTTCGAGCTGGCCCGCCGGACGCGCGCCGACGTCGTGCTGATGGACATCCGGATGCCCGGCACCGACGGGCTCGCCGCCACCCGCATGATCAGCGCCGACCCGGAACTCGCCGCCGTGCGCGTGGTGATGCTGACGACCTTCGAGGTCGACGAGTACGTGGTCTCGGCCCTGCGGGCCGGTGCCTCCGGCTTCCTCGGCAAGGGCGCCGAGCCCGATGAGCTGCTCAACGCCATCCGCGTCGCCGCCGCCGGCGAGGCCCTGCTCTCCCCGGCCGCCACCAAGGGACTCATCGCCACCTTCCTCGCCCAGGGCGGCGGCGCCGACCCGGCCGCCGCCGGCGCCTCGGCCGGCCTGCACGCGCAGCGGCTCGCCGCGCTGACCGTCCGGGAGCGCGAGGTCCTCGTACACGTCGCCGCGGGGCTGTCCAACGACGGGATCGCCGGCCGGCTGGAGGTCAGCCCGCTCACCGTCAAGACCCACGTGAACCGGGCCATGGCCAAGCTCGGGGCCCGCGACCGGGCCCAATTGGTGGTCATTGCCTACGAATCGGGACTTGTCCGCCCGCGTGCGGAGTAG
- a CDS encoding efflux RND transporter permease subunit, translated as MSWLSRFSLAQRALVGLVSIVALLFGAIAIPQLKQQLLPSIELPMVSVLAPYQGASPDVVEKQVVEPIESMLKGVDGITGITSTASEGNALIMATFDYGDSGTKQLVADVQQAVNRARVRLPAEVDPQVVAGSTDDIPTVILAVTSDKDQQALADQLERSVVPVLSDIEGVGQVSVDGVQDLQVTVTPDNAKLAAAGLDGAALAQGLQAGGATVPAGSFDEAGKNRTVRVGAGYTTLAQVEDLRLSPGPGKPAVRLGDVAVVKQEAAKAVSITRTNGKPSLALVLTMDKDGSAVAISDAVKDKLPELRSTLGAGADLTVVSDQGPAVAKSISSLTTEGLLGLLFAVIVILVFLASLRSTLVTAVSIPLSVVLALIVLWTRDLSLNMLTLGALTIAIGRVVDDSIVVLENIKRHLGYGEEREAAIITAVKEVAGAVTSSTLTTVAVFLPIGLVGGMIGELFGSFSLTVTAALLASLLVSLTVVPVLSYWFLSAPKGIEPGDAESAAKARREAEEKEARSRLQRFYVRVLGFATRRRLTSVAIAVVVLVGTFGMTPLLKTNFFDPGEQDVLTVKQELAPGTSLAASDEASRKIEKVLGSVEGVKSYQVTVGSSGFLAAFGGGTGSNQASYQVSLKDAGDGASVKKQIEDKLAALDGIGETRISTGDAFGSQNLSVVVKAGDGEVLAKAAEQVRAEVAKLDNVTDVQSDLSQSVPRISVTATPKAAEAGLNQAALGAIVAQAVRGNPAGKAVLDDTERDIVIKSAQPATTLAELQALPVGPVKLGDIAEVKEVPGPVAMTRIDGARAATVTARPQGDNTGAVSAELQTKLKALDLPEGATASIGGVSEDQDEAFGSLALAMLAAIAIVFMLLVATFRSLIQPLILLVSIPFAATGALGLLIVTGTPMGVPAMIGMLMLIGIVVTNAIVLIDLVNQYRAQGLGVVEAVVEGGRHRLRPILMTALATIFALLPMALGVTGEGGFISQPLAVVVIGGLVSSTLLTLLLVPTLYTMVELRKERRRAKRSAKREARLTVVPSKAGDEADVDGAEVKV; from the coding sequence ATGTCGTGGCTGTCCCGCTTCAGCCTTGCCCAAAGGGCGTTGGTCGGCCTCGTGTCGATCGTCGCGCTCCTCTTCGGCGCCATAGCCATCCCGCAGCTCAAGCAGCAGCTGCTGCCCTCCATCGAACTGCCGATGGTGTCCGTGCTCGCGCCGTACCAGGGCGCCTCGCCCGACGTGGTGGAGAAGCAGGTCGTCGAACCGATCGAGTCCATGCTCAAGGGCGTCGACGGCATCACCGGCATCACCTCCACCGCCAGCGAGGGCAACGCCCTCATCATGGCCACCTTCGACTACGGCGACAGCGGCACCAAGCAGCTCGTCGCCGACGTCCAGCAGGCCGTCAACCGGGCCCGCGTCCGGCTGCCCGCCGAGGTGGACCCGCAGGTGGTGGCCGGTTCCACCGACGACATCCCGACGGTCATCCTGGCCGTCACCTCCGACAAGGACCAGCAGGCGCTCGCCGACCAGCTGGAGCGGTCCGTCGTCCCCGTCCTGTCGGACATCGAGGGCGTCGGACAGGTCAGCGTCGACGGCGTCCAGGACCTCCAGGTCACCGTCACCCCCGACAACGCCAAGCTCGCGGCCGCCGGCCTCGACGGCGCCGCCCTCGCCCAGGGCCTCCAGGCGGGCGGCGCGACCGTTCCCGCCGGCTCCTTCGACGAGGCGGGCAAGAACCGGACCGTGCGCGTCGGCGCCGGCTACACCACCCTCGCCCAGGTGGAGGACCTGCGCCTGAGCCCCGGCCCCGGCAAGCCCGCCGTGCGCCTCGGTGACGTCGCCGTCGTGAAGCAGGAGGCGGCCAAGGCCGTCTCCATCACCCGCACCAACGGCAAGCCCAGCCTCGCCCTCGTCCTGACGATGGACAAGGACGGCAGCGCCGTCGCCATCTCCGACGCCGTCAAGGACAAGCTGCCCGAGCTGCGTTCCACGCTCGGCGCCGGCGCCGACCTGACCGTCGTCAGCGACCAGGGCCCGGCCGTCGCCAAGTCCATCTCCAGCCTCACCACCGAGGGCCTGCTCGGCCTGCTCTTCGCGGTGATCGTGATCCTGGTCTTCCTGGCCTCGCTGCGCTCGACGCTGGTCACCGCGGTCTCCATCCCGCTGTCCGTCGTCCTCGCGCTGATCGTGCTGTGGACCCGCGACCTGTCGCTCAACATGCTGACCCTGGGCGCGCTCACCATCGCCATCGGCCGCGTCGTCGACGACTCGATCGTGGTCCTGGAGAACATCAAGCGCCACCTCGGCTACGGCGAGGAGCGCGAGGCCGCCATCATCACCGCGGTCAAGGAGGTCGCCGGCGCGGTCACCTCCTCCACGCTCACCACCGTCGCCGTCTTCCTGCCGATCGGCCTCGTCGGCGGCATGATCGGCGAGCTCTTCGGCTCGTTCTCGCTCACCGTCACCGCGGCCCTGCTGGCCTCGCTGCTCGTCTCGCTGACGGTCGTGCCGGTGCTCTCGTACTGGTTCCTGAGCGCGCCCAAGGGCATCGAGCCCGGGGACGCCGAGAGCGCGGCGAAGGCCCGGCGCGAGGCGGAGGAGAAGGAGGCGCGCAGCCGCCTGCAGCGCTTCTACGTCCGCGTGCTCGGCTTCGCCACCCGGCGCCGTCTGACCAGTGTGGCCATCGCGGTGGTCGTGCTCGTCGGCACCTTCGGGATGACCCCGCTGCTGAAGACCAACTTCTTCGACCCGGGCGAGCAGGACGTCCTGACGGTCAAGCAGGAACTCGCCCCCGGCACCTCGCTGGCCGCCTCCGACGAGGCGAGCCGCAAGATCGAGAAGGTGCTGGGCTCGGTCGAGGGCGTCAAGAGCTACCAGGTCACCGTCGGCTCCTCCGGCTTCCTCGCGGCCTTCGGCGGCGGCACGGGCTCCAACCAGGCCTCGTACCAGGTGTCCCTGAAGGACGCCGGTGACGGCGCGTCCGTGAAGAAGCAGATCGAGGACAAGCTGGCCGCGCTCGACGGCATCGGCGAGACCCGCATCTCGACGGGCGACGCCTTCGGCAGCCAGAACCTCAGCGTGGTCGTCAAGGCCGGCGACGGCGAGGTCCTCGCCAAGGCCGCCGAGCAGGTCCGCGCCGAGGTGGCCAAGCTGGACAACGTCACCGACGTGCAGAGCGACCTGTCCCAGTCCGTGCCCCGCATCTCGGTGACCGCCACCCCCAAGGCCGCGGAGGCGGGCCTGAACCAGGCCGCGCTCGGCGCGATCGTCGCCCAGGCCGTACGGGGCAACCCGGCGGGCAAGGCCGTACTGGACGACACCGAGCGGGACATCGTCATCAAGTCCGCGCAGCCGGCCACCACTCTGGCCGAACTGCAGGCGCTCCCGGTCGGCCCGGTCAAGCTCGGCGACATCGCCGAGGTCAAGGAGGTCCCCGGCCCGGTCGCGATGACCCGCATCGACGGCGCCCGCGCGGCGACCGTCACCGCGCGCCCGCAGGGCGACAACACGGGCGCGGTCAGCGCCGAGCTCCAGACGAAGCTCAAGGCCCTGGACCTGCCGGAGGGTGCCACCGCCTCCATCGGCGGCGTCTCCGAGGACCAGGACGAGGCCTTCGGCTCGCTCGCCCTGGCCATGCTCGCGGCCATCGCGATCGTGTTCATGCTGCTGGTCGCGACCTTCCGCTCGCTGATCCAGCCGCTGATCCTGCTGGTCTCCATCCCGTTCGCGGCGACCGGCGCACTCGGTCTGCTCATCGTCACCGGCACCCCGATGGGCGTCCCGGCGATGATCGGCATGCTGATGCTCATCGGCATCGTCGTGACCAACGCGATCGTCCTGATCGACCTGGTCAACCAGTACCGCGCCCAGGGCCTGGGCGTCGTCGAAGCGGTCGTCGAGGGCGGCCGGCACCGCCTGCGCCCGATCCTGATGACGGCCCTGGCGACGATCTTCGCGCTGCTCCCGATGGCGCTGGGCGTCACCGGCGAGGGCGGCTTCATCTCGCAGCCGCTCGCGGTCGTGGTGATCGGCGGCCTGGTCAGCTCGACCCTGCTGACGCTGCTGCTGGTGCCGACCCTCTACACGATGGTGGAGCTCCGCAAGGAGCGCCGCCGCGCGAAGCGCTCCGCGAAGCGCGAGGCCCGTCTGACGGTGGTCCCGTCGAAGGCCGGGGACGAGGCCGACGTCGACGGAGCCGAGGTCAAGGTCTGA
- the nadA gene encoding quinolinate synthase NadA, producing MRVVTTAQPLDVQPTPLALLLLGREADPKSERGVECPGDLPSPSDPNLVERARAAKEKLGDKVFILGHHYQRDEVIEFADVTGDSFKLAKDAAAKPEAEYIVFCGVHFMAESADILTSDDQRVVLPDLAAGCSMADMATAEQVAECWDVLTEAGVAGATVPVSYMNSSADIKAFTGKHGGTICTSSNAKKALEWAFEQGEKVLFLPDQHLGRNTAVRDMGMSLDDCVLYNPHKPNGGLTAEQLRNAKMILWRGHCSVHGRFSVDSVNDVRARIPGVNVLVHPECKHEVVAAADYVGSTEYIIKALEAAPAGSKWAIGTELNLVRRLANRFAAEDKEVVFLDKTVCFCSTMNRIDLPHLVWTLESLAEGTLVNQIQVDKETESFAKLALERMLALP from the coding sequence GTGCGTGTCGTGACCACCGCCCAGCCTTTGGACGTCCAGCCGACGCCCCTTGCCCTGCTGCTGCTCGGCCGCGAGGCCGACCCCAAGAGCGAGCGCGGGGTGGAGTGCCCCGGCGACCTGCCCTCGCCCTCGGACCCGAACCTCGTGGAGCGCGCCCGCGCGGCCAAGGAGAAGCTCGGGGACAAGGTGTTCATCCTCGGCCACCACTACCAGCGCGACGAGGTCATCGAGTTCGCGGACGTCACCGGCGACTCGTTCAAGCTGGCCAAGGACGCGGCCGCCAAGCCGGAGGCCGAGTACATCGTCTTCTGCGGCGTGCACTTCATGGCCGAGTCCGCGGACATCCTGACCTCGGACGACCAGAGGGTGGTCCTGCCGGACCTGGCCGCCGGCTGCTCGATGGCCGACATGGCCACCGCGGAGCAGGTCGCGGAGTGCTGGGACGTGCTGACCGAGGCCGGCGTCGCCGGCGCCACGGTGCCCGTCTCGTACATGAACTCCTCCGCCGACATCAAGGCCTTCACCGGCAAGCACGGCGGCACGATCTGTACCTCGTCCAACGCGAAGAAGGCCCTGGAGTGGGCCTTCGAGCAGGGCGAGAAGGTGCTCTTCCTCCCGGACCAGCACCTGGGCCGCAACACCGCCGTCCGCGACATGGGCATGTCCCTGGACGACTGCGTGCTCTACAACCCGCACAAGCCGAACGGCGGCCTGACCGCCGAGCAGCTGCGGAACGCCAAGATGATCCTGTGGCGCGGGCACTGCTCGGTCCACGGCCGGTTCTCGGTCGACTCGGTCAACGACGTGCGCGCCCGCATCCCCGGCGTGAACGTCCTGGTCCACCCCGAGTGCAAGCACGAGGTCGTGGCGGCCGCGGACTACGTCGGCTCGACGGAGTACATCATCAAGGCGCTGGAGGCGGCCCCGGCCGGCTCCAAGTGGGCCATCGGCACCGAGCTGAACCTGGTCCGCCGCCTGGCGAATCGATTCGCCGCCGAGGACAAGGAAGTCGTCTTCCTCGACAAGACGGTCTGCTTCTGCTCGACGATGAACCGCATCGACCTCCCGCACCTCGTGTGGACCCTGGAGTCCCTGGCCGAGGGCACCCTCGTCAACCAGATCCAGGTCGACAAGGAGACGGAGAGCTTCGCGAAGCTCGCGCTGGAGCGGATGCTGGCGCTGCCGTAG